From the Rhodothermales bacterium genome, one window contains:
- a CDS encoding PAS domain S-box protein: protein MADSTPPSTSDALPNGAALPDDLALFLDFLDQFSVGVSIYHLDDPDDPGSLRLVHANDAASRAVGFDVKAEIGKTFNEALPQALETDIPATYAEVALTGERRDLGEVEYGDERVQRGTFRVEAVPLPGRHVGVIFEEVTQRKATEDRLRLLTAATENARDSILITGPEIDEPGPVIVYANSAFTRLTGYELHEVVGKTPRLLQGPDTDRTVIDRLRARLEAGETFSGETINYRKDGTPFVMSWDIAPIHGGSGEITHWVATQRDVTERRQAEERLRQSEAELRSIAEATFEGVVLSEGGRIVLVNETFAEMMGYAPDELVGMNPAEEGYITVAAESHAEVQARIEAGFEGAYEAVLRRKDGSTFPAEIRARMIRFGGRDVRATAVRDVTERVATLEATRRQALRFRGIFDSAFQHIFLLRPDGTLVEANRTALDFAGVAAEEVVGEPIWEARWWGLNPRTRERLAEAVERAAEGDLVRYVVDVSGQGDRVAALDLSVKPVADEHGRVELLIAEGRDITEDVRTEQELRRLQETQRRLALEEARYRLAARATNDAIWDWDLTTDEVKWNPAVADLFGWTDAVDGTDAAWWKEHIHPEDRERVVVAIHDVIEGGGETWRSEYRFRRADGTYADVYDRGYMERDDEGEPRRMVGAMQDVTERKQAEVAVRTALRHAEEAEQRKTEILESIGDAFFSLDTDWHFTYVNEQAGPLLQRDPDDLVGKNVWEAFPEALDSAFGQHYQRAVETGEVVAFDAYYPPLERHFAVRAYPYPGGLSVYFSDVTAQKEAEQALREVEERFRLATDAAQIGTWDYNPISGALEWDARCKAIFGIAPGVQADYDVFLERLHPDDHAATNAAVEGALDPAGSGMYDAVYRVFQSDGDVRWIHATGKGFFEGEGDERHAVRLIGTVRDITEEREAAEAVRRSEAQLLSLVDNLPELAWSARPDGHIEFYNHRWYEYTGTTPEQMEGWGWKAVHHPDHLDDVVARWQHSIDAGEAFEMEFPLRAADGSFRWFLTRIRPLRDDDGEITRWVGTNTDIDEHRRLLAERDEALARAETSEARYRFLGETLRQQVWTAEPDGQLDYVNSYVVEFFGRSAEEVIGAGWQAVVHPEDLPLVAERWAHSVSTGEPYEVEFRLRRHDGAYRWHLARANAHVDDGEVVKWFGANTDIQEKKEAEEVLTETNRVLERRVAERTQALEGFSEDLKALHRITSAEHDRTEDFFHDYLRAGCDIFEMPIGILSETPLLATGERVYRVHAAESAVAGIEAGMEIPLRDAFCDAVVGTEQTMSYGDTAEVEALACHSAYTERGLRSFIGTPVWVDGELFGTLNFISPEPRPSGFAPHEHELVEVIAELVGRLLSQQRAERARAETDARYRSVVRTIDEGLILVDAEGRVLMSNPAATQFLGLEEGTHDSLTGSGRYTIVRPDGSPFPEAELPEREVLHTGQAVSGVIQGIVSPRGGTRWYSVNARAAEHDDEGAVRTVVVSFTDVTEQRQAETELRESEAQLQNAQQIAHIGSWKWHVADDEIQWSDELFRIFGLVPDAFDPSFESYLNYIHPEDRDTIREGVAGALERGGGFEVNHRIVQPDGTVRYVLGLGEAVLDDRGEIVALQGTAQDVTQQHEAERAMQRYADDLEERNAELEQFAYVASHDLQEPLRMVSSFLQLLQRRYADQLDETADEYIAYAVDGAKRMQVLIQDLLAYSRVGTRGKAFRPVDMNRTVETILTDLGPALDDVDADVRVEPLPTVSADETQMRQLLQNLVANAVKFRGEATPEVRVSAARIREDDRPLWRFAVADNGIGIEAHHADRVFQIFQRLHTRDEYEGTGIGLAMCKKIVERHGGRIWFESEPGAGTTFYFTIPDQRT from the coding sequence ATGGCCGATTCAACGCCTCCGAGCACGAGCGACGCATTGCCCAACGGCGCCGCCCTCCCCGACGATCTCGCGCTCTTCCTCGACTTCCTCGACCAGTTCTCGGTCGGCGTCAGCATCTACCACCTCGACGACCCGGACGACCCCGGCTCGCTCCGGCTCGTCCACGCGAACGACGCCGCCTCGCGCGCCGTCGGTTTCGACGTGAAGGCGGAGATCGGGAAGACGTTCAACGAGGCGCTGCCGCAGGCCCTCGAGACCGACATCCCGGCGACGTACGCCGAGGTCGCGCTTACTGGCGAGCGGCGGGACCTCGGCGAGGTGGAGTACGGCGACGAGCGAGTGCAGCGGGGTACGTTCCGCGTCGAGGCCGTCCCCCTCCCGGGCCGCCACGTCGGCGTGATCTTCGAAGAGGTTACGCAGCGGAAAGCGACGGAGGATCGGCTGCGCCTGCTCACGGCGGCGACCGAGAACGCCCGCGACTCCATCCTCATCACCGGGCCCGAAATCGACGAGCCGGGTCCGGTGATCGTCTACGCGAACTCGGCCTTCACGCGGCTCACGGGCTACGAACTCCACGAGGTCGTCGGCAAGACGCCGCGCCTCCTTCAGGGGCCGGACACCGACCGTACGGTGATCGACCGGCTCCGCGCCCGGCTCGAAGCGGGCGAGACGTTCTCCGGCGAGACCATCAACTACCGGAAAGACGGGACGCCGTTCGTGATGTCGTGGGACATCGCCCCGATCCACGGGGGAAGCGGCGAGATCACGCACTGGGTCGCCACGCAGCGCGACGTGACCGAGCGGCGGCAGGCCGAAGAGCGGCTGCGGCAGAGCGAGGCCGAGTTGCGCAGCATCGCCGAGGCCACGTTCGAGGGCGTCGTGCTGAGCGAGGGCGGCCGGATCGTGCTCGTGAACGAGACGTTCGCCGAGATGATGGGCTACGCGCCCGACGAGCTCGTGGGGATGAACCCGGCCGAGGAGGGATACATCACGGTCGCGGCCGAGTCCCACGCCGAGGTCCAGGCCCGCATCGAGGCCGGGTTCGAAGGGGCCTACGAGGCCGTGCTCCGGCGGAAGGACGGCTCGACGTTCCCCGCCGAGATCCGCGCGCGGATGATCCGCTTCGGCGGCCGGGACGTGCGGGCGACCGCGGTGCGCGACGTCACCGAGCGCGTCGCGACGCTGGAGGCGACGCGGCGGCAGGCCCTCCGCTTCCGCGGCATCTTCGACTCCGCCTTCCAACACATCTTCCTCCTCCGCCCCGACGGCACGCTCGTCGAGGCCAACCGCACGGCGCTCGACTTCGCCGGCGTCGCGGCCGAGGAGGTCGTCGGCGAGCCGATCTGGGAGGCGCGGTGGTGGGGGCTCAACCCGCGCACGCGCGAGCGCCTCGCCGAGGCCGTGGAGCGTGCCGCCGAAGGCGACCTCGTTCGCTACGTCGTCGACGTCAGCGGGCAGGGCGACCGCGTCGCCGCGCTCGATCTCTCGGTGAAGCCCGTCGCCGACGAGCACGGCCGCGTCGAGCTCCTCATCGCCGAGGGCCGCGATATCACCGAAGACGTGCGGACCGAGCAGGAGCTCCGCCGGCTGCAGGAGACTCAGCGCCGCCTCGCCCTCGAGGAGGCCCGCTACCGCCTCGCCGCCCGCGCCACGAACGACGCCATCTGGGACTGGGACCTCACGACCGACGAGGTGAAGTGGAACCCCGCCGTCGCCGACCTCTTCGGGTGGACCGACGCCGTCGACGGGACCGACGCGGCGTGGTGGAAGGAGCACATCCACCCCGAGGACCGCGAGCGCGTCGTCGTCGCCATCCACGACGTCATCGAAGGTGGTGGGGAGACGTGGCGCTCGGAGTACCGCTTCCGCCGCGCTGACGGGACGTACGCCGACGTGTACGACCGGGGCTACATGGAGCGCGACGACGAGGGAGAGCCCCGCCGGATGGTCGGCGCGATGCAGGACGTGACGGAGCGGAAGCAGGCCGAGGTCGCCGTGCGCACGGCGCTCCGCCACGCCGAGGAGGCCGAGCAGCGCAAGACGGAGATCCTCGAATCCATCGGCGACGCCTTCTTCTCGCTGGACACGGACTGGCACTTCACGTATGTCAACGAGCAGGCGGGGCCGCTCCTCCAGCGCGACCCCGACGACCTCGTCGGGAAGAACGTGTGGGAGGCGTTCCCCGAAGCGCTCGACTCCGCGTTCGGTCAGCACTACCAGCGCGCTGTCGAAACCGGCGAGGTCGTCGCCTTTGATGCGTATTACCCACCGCTGGAGCGGCACTTCGCGGTCCGGGCCTATCCGTACCCCGGCGGTCTCTCCGTCTACTTCAGCGATGTCACCGCGCAGAAAGAGGCCGAGCAGGCGCTCCGCGAGGTCGAGGAACGCTTCCGCCTCGCCACCGACGCCGCACAGATCGGGACGTGGGATTACAACCCCATTTCGGGCGCCCTCGAATGGGATGCCCGGTGCAAGGCCATCTTCGGCATCGCGCCCGGCGTGCAGGCCGACTACGACGTCTTCCTCGAGCGGCTCCACCCCGACGACCACGCCGCCACGAACGCCGCCGTTGAGGGCGCGCTCGACCCCGCCGGCTCGGGGATGTACGACGCGGTCTACCGTGTCTTTCAATCCGACGGCGACGTGCGTTGGATCCACGCCACGGGCAAGGGCTTCTTCGAGGGCGAGGGCGACGAGCGCCACGCCGTCCGCCTCATCGGCACCGTTCGCGACATCACCGAGGAGCGCGAGGCCGCCGAGGCCGTCCGCCGCAGCGAGGCCCAGCTCCTCTCGCTCGTCGACAACCTACCCGAGCTGGCGTGGAGCGCGCGCCCCGACGGCCACATCGAGTTCTACAACCACCGGTGGTACGAGTACACCGGGACCACGCCCGAGCAGATGGAGGGGTGGGGCTGGAAGGCCGTCCACCACCCCGACCACCTCGACGACGTAGTCGCCCGTTGGCAGCACTCGATCGACGCGGGCGAGGCGTTCGAGATGGAGTTCCCCCTCCGCGCGGCCGACGGGTCGTTCCGGTGGTTCCTCACCCGCATCCGCCCGCTCCGCGACGACGACGGCGAGATCACCCGGTGGGTCGGCACGAACACTGACATCGACGAGCACCGCCGCCTCCTCGCCGAGCGCGACGAGGCCCTCGCCCGCGCCGAGACCAGCGAGGCCCGCTACCGCTTCCTCGGCGAGACCCTCCGCCAGCAAGTCTGGACGGCCGAGCCCGACGGCCAGCTCGACTACGTGAACAGCTACGTCGTCGAGTTCTTCGGTCGGTCGGCGGAGGAGGTCATCGGCGCGGGGTGGCAAGCCGTCGTTCACCCCGAGGACCTCCCGCTCGTCGCCGAGCGCTGGGCGCACTCCGTCAGCACCGGCGAGCCCTACGAGGTCGAGTTCCGCCTCCGCCGGCACGACGGTGCGTACCGCTGGCACCTCGCCCGGGCGAACGCCCACGTCGATGACGGTGAGGTGGTGAAGTGGTTCGGCGCGAACACCGACATCCAAGAGAAGAAGGAGGCCGAGGAGGTCCTCACCGAGACGAACCGCGTGCTCGAACGGCGCGTGGCTGAGCGGACGCAGGCGCTCGAGGGGTTCTCCGAAGACCTCAAGGCGCTCCACCGCATCACCTCGGCCGAGCACGACCGGACCGAGGACTTCTTCCACGACTACCTCCGCGCCGGGTGCGACATCTTCGAGATGCCCATCGGCATCCTCAGCGAGACGCCGCTCCTCGCGACGGGCGAGCGGGTGTACCGCGTCCACGCCGCCGAGTCGGCCGTAGCGGGGATCGAGGCGGGGATGGAGATCCCGCTCCGCGACGCGTTCTGCGACGCCGTCGTAGGGACCGAGCAGACGATGAGCTACGGCGACACGGCCGAGGTCGAAGCGCTGGCCTGTCACTCCGCTTACACGGAGCGCGGGCTCCGCTCGTTCATCGGCACGCCGGTGTGGGTCGACGGCGAGCTGTTCGGGACGCTGAACTTCATCTCGCCGGAGCCGCGGCCGAGCGGGTTTGCGCCGCACGAGCACGAACTCGTCGAGGTCATCGCCGAGCTCGTCGGCCGCCTCCTCAGCCAGCAGCGGGCCGAGCGGGCCCGCGCCGAGACCGACGCCCGCTACCGCTCCGTCGTCCGCACGATCGACGAGGGGCTGATCCTCGTCGACGCCGAGGGGCGCGTCCTGATGAGCAACCCGGCGGCGACGCAGTTCCTCGGGCTCGAAGAGGGGACGCACGACTCCTTGACCGGGAGCGGGCGTTATACGATTGTCCGGCCTGACGGCAGCCCGTTTCCCGAAGCGGAACTGCCCGAGCGCGAAGTGCTGCACACCGGCCAGGCCGTCAGCGGCGTCATCCAGGGCATCGTCAGCCCCCGTGGCGGGACGCGGTGGTACTCCGTCAACGCCCGCGCCGCCGAGCACGACGACGAGGGCGCCGTCCGCACCGTCGTCGTGTCGTTCACGGATGTGACCGAGCAGCGGCAGGCCGAGACGGAGCTGCGCGAGAGCGAGGCCCAACTCCAGAACGCCCAGCAGATCGCCCACATCGGCAGCTGGAAGTGGCACGTCGCCGACGACGAGATCCAGTGGTCGGACGAGCTCTTCCGCATCTTCGGCCTCGTCCCCGACGCCTTCGATCCGTCGTTCGAGAGCTACCTCAACTACATCCACCCCGAAGACCGGGACACAATCCGCGAGGGGGTGGCGGGTGCGCTGGAGCGGGGCGGGGGCTTCGAGGTGAACCACCGCATCGTCCAGCCCGACGGGACGGTCCGCTACGTCCTCGGGCTCGGCGAGGCCGTACTCGACGACCGCGGCGAGATCGTCGCGCTCCAGGGCACGGCGCAGGACGTGACGCAGCAGCACGAGGCCGAGCGCGCGATGCAGCGCTACGCCGACGACCTCGAGGAGCGGAACGCCGAGCTCGAGCAGTTCGCCTACGTCGCCAGCCACGACTTGCAGGAGCCGCTGCGGATGGTGTCGAGCTTCCTCCAGCTCCTCCAGCGCCGCTACGCCGACCAGCTCGACGAGACCGCCGACGAGTACATCGCCTACGCCGTCGATGGGGCGAAGCGGATGCAGGTGCTGATCCAGGACCTGCTCGCGTACTCCCGCGTCGGCACGCGGGGCAAGGCGTTCCGGCCCGTCGACATGAACCGCACGGTCGAGACGATTCTCACCGACCTCGGCCCGGCGCTCGACGACGTCGACGCCGACGTGCGGGTCGAGCCGCTCCCGACCGTATCGGCCGACGAGACGCAGATGCGGCAGCTCCTCCAGAACCTCGTCGCGAACGCGGTGAAGTTCCGCGGCGAGGCCACGCCCGAGGTCCGCGTCTCCGCTGCGCGGATCCGCGAGGACGACCGCCCGCTGTGGCGCTTCGCCGTGGCCGACAACGGCATCGGCATTGAGGCGCACCACGCCGACCGCGTGTTCCAGATCTTCCAGCGGCTCCACACCCGCGACGAGTACGAGGGGACGGGGATCGGGCTGGCGATGTGCAAGAAGATCGTCGAGCGGCACGGCGGCCGGATCTGGTTCGAGTCCGAGCCCGGCGCGGGCACCACCTTCTACTTCACGATCCCCGACCAGCGCACGTAG
- a CDS encoding ATP-binding protein, translating to MTATLPINLLLVAADVFGWLADSSLMPHGYCLRWDPALVSLHVGADTAIALSYYSIPAGLFYFVKKRDDIAYSWIFVLFGIFILACGTTHLMEIWTLWQAKYGLEAVVKVVTAVASVVTAVMLWRLLPAAIALPSPEQLRVANAQLEDANAQLEAAVAKLEEANARLEREVVERRRAEAALETTTVKLQRSNAELEHFASVASHDLQEPLRMVSSFLQLLQRRYADQLDETADEYIEYAVDGAKRMQVLIQNLLAYSRLGTRAEPFESVDTEAVVRDVADDLSVAIEEHGASLTVDDLPTVQADPTQLRQVFQNLIANALKFRGETAPAVRVSAVHTEHVLADDASAEGWRFAVADNGIGIPAEHAERIFRIFQRLHTRDEYEGTGIGLAMCKKIVERHGGRIWFESEPGAGTTFYFTLPLRPAPIQPDHADG from the coding sequence GTGACCGCTACCCTGCCCATAAACCTCCTCCTCGTCGCCGCCGACGTGTTCGGCTGGCTCGCCGACAGCTCGCTGATGCCCCACGGCTACTGCCTCCGCTGGGACCCCGCGCTCGTCAGCCTCCACGTCGGCGCCGACACGGCGATCGCGCTCTCGTACTACTCGATCCCGGCCGGGCTCTTCTACTTCGTGAAGAAGCGCGACGACATCGCCTACTCGTGGATCTTCGTGCTATTCGGCATCTTCATCCTCGCGTGCGGGACGACGCACCTCATGGAGATCTGGACGCTGTGGCAGGCGAAGTACGGGCTCGAAGCCGTCGTCAAAGTGGTGACGGCCGTGGCGTCGGTCGTGACGGCGGTGATGCTGTGGCGGCTGCTCCCGGCGGCGATCGCGCTGCCGTCGCCCGAGCAGCTCCGCGTGGCGAATGCGCAGCTCGAAGACGCGAACGCGCAGCTCGAAGCGGCCGTCGCCAAGCTCGAAGAGGCGAACGCGCGGCTCGAGCGCGAGGTGGTCGAGCGACGCCGCGCCGAGGCCGCGTTGGAAACGACGACGGTCAAACTCCAGCGTAGCAACGCCGAGCTCGAGCACTTCGCCTCCGTCGCCAGCCACGACCTCCAGGAGCCGCTGCGGATGGTGTCGAGCTTCCTCCAGCTCCTCCAGCGCCGCTATGCCGACCAGCTCGACGAGACCGCCGACGAGTACATCGAGTACGCCGTCGATGGGGCGAAGCGGATGCAGGTGCTGATCCAGAACCTGCTCGCCTATTCCCGCCTCGGGACGCGTGCCGAGCCGTTCGAATCGGTCGACACCGAAGCCGTCGTGCGCGACGTTGCCGACGACCTTTCCGTCGCGATCGAGGAACACGGCGCCTCGCTCACGGTGGACGACCTGCCCACCGTTCAAGCTGACCCGACCCAACTCCGGCAGGTGTTCCAGAACCTCATCGCGAACGCGCTGAAGTTCCGCGGCGAGACGGCCCCTGCGGTCCGCGTCTCGGCCGTGCACACCGAGCACGTCCTCGCCGACGACGCCTCGGCGGAGGGCTGGCGCTTCGCTGTGGCCGACAACGGCATCGGCATCCCCGCCGAGCACGCCGAGCGGATCTTTCGCATCTTCCAGCGGCTCCACACCCGCGACGAGTACGAGGGGACGGGGATCGGGCTGGCGATGTGCAAGAAGATCGTCGAGCGCCACGGCGGCCGGATCTGGTTCGAGTCCGAGCCCGGCGCGGGCACCACCTTTTATTTCACGCTTCCACTCCGTCCTGCACCCATTCAACCCGACCATGCTGATGGTTAA
- a CDS encoding response regulator, translating into MVNATPRPIEILLVEDSPGDVTLTIEALRDAKVANNLHIARDGEEALRFLRQEGEFADRPRPDLILLDLNMPRKDGREVLADMKADDELKRIPVVVLTTSQSEDDVAAAYNLSANCYVAKPVDLDQFLGVVRAIDDFWLSLVKLPSE; encoded by the coding sequence ATGGTTAACGCAACTCCCCGGCCCATCGAGATCCTCCTCGTCGAAGACAGTCCCGGCGACGTGACGCTCACGATCGAGGCGCTCCGCGACGCGAAGGTCGCCAACAACCTCCACATCGCGCGCGACGGCGAGGAGGCGCTCCGCTTCCTCCGCCAGGAAGGCGAGTTCGCCGACCGCCCACGCCCGGACCTCATCCTGCTCGACCTCAACATGCCGCGCAAGGACGGCCGCGAGGTCCTCGCCGACATGAAGGCCGACGACGAGCTCAAGCGGATCCCCGTCGTCGTGCTGACGACATCGCAGAGCGAGGACGACGTGGCGGCGGCCTACAACCTCTCCGCGAACTGCTACGTCGCCAAGCCCGTCGACCTCGACCAATTCCTCGGCGTCGTCCGCGCCATCGACGACTTCTGGCTCTCCCTCGTCAAGCTCCCTTCTGAGTAA
- a CDS encoding response regulator, producing MPTRILLVEDNPGDAIIFREKLNASDLDYELTHTKRLSEGLETLGSATYDILLVDLSLPDAQGLEAVTKVREAAPDRPLIVLTGLDDARAAAEAKKLGAVDYLVKWYVDSVSLARYIRYAIAQYQMYETGASDEAGFRPTSAEITPRPGRSGMSGTVVEGKIVERPAPVTERAEPEAGTAVAEPGTQTDDALRDALTAVDTAVLIVTEGREIVFASDAARAWVREDTYPWPVEEGRRRIPRKGRPLEQRASRTTWEGRAALLVTLALAPDETPKPAPEPAPQTATQAAPSPAEATLRRSTEAALAFVERAEQRSAWMADVLRSALDLHRTTHGDVTAQPTDLDALELAQQVVREHRSLAMSLGLPLRVTSPRKKVMAYGDRNLVNALLNRLIVDAVQSAGPEGVEVRADVDRSVSTLEVEWAESSRAADPAVEACAGLGRDLVERMVEAVGGESEHERRAGGHHLVTVRLPGRAEA from the coding sequence ATGCCCACGCGCATCCTGCTCGTCGAGGATAACCCCGGCGACGCCATCATCTTCCGAGAGAAGCTCAACGCGAGCGACCTCGACTACGAACTCACGCACACAAAACGGCTGAGCGAAGGGCTGGAGACCCTCGGCTCGGCCACGTACGACATCCTCCTCGTCGACCTCTCGCTCCCGGACGCGCAGGGGCTCGAGGCCGTGACGAAGGTGCGTGAGGCAGCGCCCGACCGCCCGCTCATCGTGCTCACCGGGCTCGACGACGCCCGCGCCGCCGCCGAAGCGAAGAAGCTCGGCGCCGTCGACTACCTCGTGAAGTGGTACGTCGATAGCGTCTCGCTCGCGCGCTACATCCGGTACGCGATTGCGCAGTACCAGATGTACGAGACGGGCGCCTCCGACGAGGCCGGCTTCCGGCCGACCTCGGCGGAGATCACGCCCCGTCCGGGCCGGTCGGGCATGAGCGGGACCGTCGTGGAGGGGAAGATCGTCGAGCGGCCCGCGCCGGTGACCGAGCGCGCCGAGCCGGAGGCGGGCACCGCCGTCGCCGAACCCGGGACGCAGACGGACGATGCCCTCCGCGACGCGCTCACCGCTGTCGATACCGCCGTGCTGATCGTGACGGAGGGGCGTGAGATCGTGTTCGCCAGCGACGCCGCGCGGGCGTGGGTCCGCGAGGACACGTACCCGTGGCCGGTGGAGGAGGGACGACGGCGCATCCCGCGGAAGGGACGGCCGCTGGAGCAGCGGGCCAGCCGGACGACGTGGGAGGGCCGCGCGGCGCTCCTCGTCACGCTCGCCCTCGCGCCGGACGAGACGCCGAAGCCCGCCCCGGAACCGGCCCCACAGACCGCGACGCAAGCGGCGCCGTCGCCCGCCGAGGCCACGTTGCGGAGGTCTACGGAAGCGGCGCTCGCGTTCGTGGAGCGGGCCGAGCAGCGCAGCGCGTGGATGGCCGACGTGCTCCGCTCCGCCCTCGACCTCCACCGCACGACGCACGGTGACGTGACCGCACAGCCGACGGATCTCGACGCGCTCGAACTGGCGCAACAGGTCGTCCGCGAGCATCGCTCGCTCGCGATGAGCCTCGGTCTCCCGCTCCGCGTCACCTCGCCGCGGAAGAAGGTGATGGCCTACGGCGACCGCAATCTCGTCAACGCCCTCCTGAATCGCCTCATCGTAGACGCCGTGCAGAGCGCGGGGCCCGAAGGCGTCGAGGTCCGTGCCGACGTGGACCGGAGCGTCTCCACGCTCGAAGTCGAGTGGGCCGAGAGCAGCCGGGCGGCGGACCCCGCCGTGGAAGCGTGCGCCGGGCTCGGCCGCGACCTCGTGGAGCGGATGGTCGAGGCGGTGGGCGGCGAGAGCGAGCACGAGCGGCGGGCGGGCGGGCACCACCTCGTCACCGTCCGGCTCCCCGGCCGGGCCGAGGCATGA
- a CDS encoding TIGR04282 family arsenosugar biosynthesis glycosyltransferase encodes MIGGEPALIVFAKVPEPGTVKTRLTSLLTEAEAARLYDAFLRDALDAYRGLGVAVRLYLGPSIHAAPEGLVPGGVSLHAQRGDGLGERMLNAFVETFVAGHDRAVVIGTDHPTLPLAFVAQAFEELASPFATVIGPSDDGGYYLLGMNEVYPQLFEGMDYSHPDVFADTLQRAHTTPAAISILPTWYDVDTPAALERLAADLDREPGGASKTREVMAELREKYERLA; translated from the coding sequence ATGATCGGGGGAGAGCCCGCGCTCATCGTCTTCGCGAAGGTGCCGGAGCCGGGCACCGTCAAAACCCGCCTGACCTCGCTCCTCACAGAAGCAGAGGCAGCGCGGCTCTACGACGCCTTCCTCCGTGACGCGCTCGACGCCTACCGCGGCCTCGGCGTCGCCGTCCGACTCTACCTCGGTCCATCGATCCATGCGGCGCCGGAAGGGCTCGTCCCCGGCGGCGTCTCGCTGCACGCGCAGCGCGGCGACGGGCTCGGCGAGCGGATGCTCAACGCCTTCGTCGAGACCTTCGTGGCGGGGCACGACCGCGCCGTCGTCATCGGGACCGACCACCCGACGCTCCCGCTCGCGTTCGTCGCGCAGGCGTTCGAAGAACTCGCGTCGCCCTTCGCCACCGTCATCGGGCCGAGCGACGACGGGGGGTACTACCTGCTGGGGATGAACGAGGTCTACCCACAGCTATTTGAGGGGATGGACTACAGTCACCCCGACGTGTTCGCCGATACCCTGCAACGTGCCCACACGACGCCCGCCGCGATCAGCATCCTCCCGACGTGGTACGACGTGGACACGCCCGCCGCGCTCGAACGGCTCGCCGCCGACCTCGACCGCGAGCCCGGCGGGGCGAGCAAAACCCGTGAAGTCATGGCGGAGCTTCGTGAGAAGTACGAGCGCCTAGCGTAG
- the fbp gene encoding class 1 fructose-bisphosphatase codes for METVSVPQSQSLATNGGELKTLEQFIIERQGDVPGSTGQFSRLLRDLSLAAKIVDRDVRKAGLVDIFGEAGGENATGDTQKKLDMLAHEEFVRALRRGGECCLIGSEEHAEAIPLKTNGHSGRYIVLMDPLDGSSNVDVNVSIGTIFSIYRVPDGCEPAAEHALQPGRDQVAAGYVVYGSSTMLVYTTGNGVNGFTLDPSIGEFLLSHPNITTPPTGRIYSINEGNYRSWEDGTKEYIKWVQMEDEATNRPLTSRYIGSFVADFHRNLLKGGIYIYPANVRDPRGKLRLMYEANPMAFIVEQAGGRASTGSRPILDVTPTMLHQRTPVYIGSPDMVEMAEDFVAGRRTHND; via the coding sequence ATGGAAACGGTGTCCGTCCCCCAGAGCCAGTCCCTCGCCACGAACGGCGGCGAGCTCAAAACGCTGGAGCAGTTCATCATCGAGCGGCAGGGGGACGTGCCCGGCTCGACGGGCCAGTTCTCGCGCCTCCTGCGCGACCTCTCGCTCGCCGCAAAGATCGTCGACCGCGACGTGCGGAAGGCGGGCCTCGTCGACATCTTCGGCGAGGCGGGCGGCGAGAACGCCACCGGCGACACGCAGAAGAAGCTCGACATGCTCGCGCACGAGGAGTTCGTCCGCGCGCTCCGGCGCGGCGGCGAGTGCTGCCTCATCGGGAGCGAGGAGCATGCCGAGGCGATTCCGCTCAAGACGAACGGCCACTCCGGCCGCTACATCGTGCTGATGGACCCGCTCGACGGCTCCTCGAACGTCGACGTCAACGTCTCGATCGGGACGATCTTCTCGATCTACCGCGTGCCCGACGGGTGCGAGCCCGCCGCCGAGCACGCGCTTCAGCCCGGACGAGACCAGGTTGCCGCGGGCTACGTCGTCTACGGCTCGTCGACGATGCTCGTTTACACGACCGGCAACGGCGTCAACGGCTTCACGCTCGACCCCTCGATTGGCGAGTTTCTCCTCTCGCACCCCAACATCACCACGCCGCCGACGGGCCGGATCTACTCCATCAACGAGGGGAACTACCGCTCGTGGGAGGACGGCACGAAGGAGTACATCAAGTGGGTCCAGATGGAGGACGAGGCGACGAACCGGCCGCTGACGTCGCGTTACATCGGCTCGTTCGTGGCGGACTTCCACCGCAACCTCCTCAAGGGCGGCATCTACATCTACCCGGCGAACGTGCGCGACCCGCGCGGCAAGCTCCGCCTGATGTACGAGGCGAACCCGATGGCCTTCATCGTCGAGCAGGCCGGTGGCCGGGCCTCCACGGGCAGCCGGCCCATCCTCGACGTGACGCCGACGATGCTCCACCAGCGGACGCCGGTCTACATCGGCTCCCCCGACATGGTGGAGATGGCCGAGGACTTCGTCGCCGGACGCCGCACGCACAACGACTGA